In the genome of Paracoccus tegillarcae, one region contains:
- a CDS encoding DUF4123 domain-containing protein: MQQDDPWSLDATSQPVRTEPKVEPQVPTSLEEALLALDQKSAPVFAVLDGAQFDNLPQELLLGDFVSRPLYLDRGENNPEQIITAPHMVWLDERPEKVAGRAPKDTIPALMALIAGRPAAVFWQCPDGAVALYRHLRRINLVYLPRAALAEADRLATANDFEPALLRHADANVVAQFMPSACLQDVARMFGPASAIVAAADHVWSCSHAYLMAPRPERLPRAIDGIWRISPETMEAIEHYREGCLRRKAVEDFSGKSVDVGTSKERRRQVLAAFDRALFYGLEEMKDIWDLISLDLKYGQVFEKRPEFAEALYELMNRNQAPASRIHYARLACENVKVW; encoded by the coding sequence ATGCAGCAGGACGATCCCTGGTCGCTGGATGCGACGAGCCAACCCGTACGTACAGAGCCGAAAGTGGAACCTCAGGTCCCCACTTCTCTTGAAGAGGCTCTGCTGGCCCTTGATCAAAAATCCGCGCCGGTCTTCGCGGTGCTCGACGGCGCACAATTCGACAACCTGCCGCAGGAATTGCTGTTGGGCGATTTCGTCAGCCGCCCTCTTTACCTGGACCGCGGCGAGAACAACCCCGAACAGATCATCACCGCCCCGCACATGGTCTGGCTGGACGAACGCCCGGAGAAAGTCGCCGGCCGCGCGCCAAAGGACACTATCCCCGCCCTCATGGCACTTATCGCCGGCCGCCCCGCAGCCGTGTTCTGGCAGTGCCCAGACGGAGCGGTGGCGCTCTATAGGCACCTCCGGCGAATTAACCTGGTCTATCTGCCACGAGCTGCACTGGCGGAAGCTGACCGGCTGGCGACAGCCAATGATTTCGAGCCTGCGCTCCTGCGTCATGCCGATGCAAATGTCGTTGCGCAGTTCATGCCCTCAGCCTGCCTGCAGGATGTGGCTCGGATGTTTGGGCCAGCGAGCGCCATCGTTGCTGCGGCAGATCATGTTTGGTCCTGTTCCCACGCTTATCTCATGGCGCCTCGCCCCGAGCGCCTGCCACGTGCCATCGATGGGATCTGGCGTATATCGCCAGAGACTATGGAAGCTATTGAGCACTACAGGGAAGGCTGCCTTCGGAGAAAGGCGGTCGAGGATTTTTCTGGAAAGTCAGTTGACGTAGGAACTTCCAAGGAAAGGCGGCGTCAGGTTCTGGCGGCATTTGATCGTGCCCTGTTTTATGGCCTCGAAGAGATGAAAGACATTTGGGACCTAATTTCGCTTGATCTCAAGTACGGACAGGTATTTGAAAAGCGGCCGGAATTCGCAGAAGCACTATACGAGTTAATGAACAGAAACCAAGCACCGGCCTCGCGCATTCACTATGCGAGGCTTGCTTGTGAAAATGTTAAGGTTTGGTAG
- a CDS encoding PAAR domain-containing protein, with protein sequence MARPIALVGHAHTCPIHGGGPVMNPGQSLVRFNGIPLAVEGGQCGCPGSPPLPDPMVKGSSLVKINGRGVMRIGDKTAHGGKIAMGLPTLKSD encoded by the coding sequence ATGGCCCGCCCCATCGCACTTGTCGGCCATGCACACACCTGTCCGATCCACGGCGGTGGGCCGGTGATGAACCCCGGTCAATCCCTCGTCCGGTTCAACGGCATCCCACTTGCCGTCGAGGGTGGGCAGTGCGGCTGTCCTGGGTCGCCTCCATTGCCCGATCCGATGGTGAAGGGCTCCAGTTTGGTGAAGATCAACGGGCGCGGCGTCATGCGCATTGGTGACAAAACCGCCCATGGTGGCAAGATCGCGATGGGCTTGCCGACGCTGAAATCCGACTGA
- a CDS encoding OmpA family protein, which translates to MTDDPHKRSTAFATIVVLAGAGGLCWMAATATARFIEERSLQDVSVALDTGGYEWADVATNGLQVQLSGTAPSEVQRFRAMTQVAAVVDPSRIIDEMQVATPDAITPPDFSVELLRNDEGISLIGLVPAETDRLAVVRNLQSETAAPQVVDLLEAADFPTPDGWSEALEFGLRAAQIARHAKISVAPGLITINAITDSAAEKARLETALRRTKPADLVLVSEISAPRPVIAPFTLRFVIDEEGVRFDACAADTDVGRDRILAAARTAGLQGPTGCTIGLGSPSPDWSNAAVQAISTVAGLGAGAVTLSDADIALFAPASVERDIFDAAVGQLEQDLPAVFSLQAELEQPADADAGPVEFIASVAPDQTLYMRGRITDQRMREAVDSFAGSRFDQVESTLRTDDSVPGGWTVRVIAALEAVATLRNGAVTVTPELVRITGTSGNRNASEQAASTLSQRLGAGAQYELAIRYDERLDPLLGLPSGDECVAQLNTIMSESAIGFEPNKSVIAGDPAETLGRLSEAMDNCTVFQIELSGHTDSQGSEGFNADLSRARAQAVLTAMVEADIDGTNLTARGYGESQPVASNETEEGREANRRIEFRLLSDAPVRREALPEPVVVSGVTEEEQATTHVDHEAEGENPDEAPQQVAVDDSDPASDAAIAEADSQTDGAADGNEATGIGGPDITMPAGPYVHSPAVVGVAEAVVSQSQTGLDADEENVRLPVMTPDEDTPRPEPRPAGADEGAE; encoded by the coding sequence ATGACCGATGATCCGCACAAGCGCTCGACCGCATTTGCTACCATTGTGGTTCTGGCTGGTGCGGGCGGTCTTTGCTGGATGGCGGCGACCGCGACCGCGCGCTTTATCGAGGAACGCTCATTGCAGGATGTCAGCGTCGCGCTGGATACCGGCGGGTATGAATGGGCCGATGTGGCAACCAACGGCCTGCAAGTGCAGCTGTCCGGCACCGCACCAAGCGAGGTCCAGCGGTTCCGCGCCATGACGCAGGTGGCTGCTGTCGTCGATCCAAGCCGGATCATCGACGAGATGCAGGTGGCCACGCCCGATGCGATCACGCCGCCGGATTTCAGCGTTGAATTGCTGCGCAATGACGAAGGAATTTCGCTGATCGGGCTGGTCCCGGCAGAGACCGACCGACTGGCCGTGGTGCGCAACCTGCAAAGCGAAACCGCAGCCCCGCAGGTCGTCGATCTGCTGGAGGCCGCCGATTTCCCGACCCCCGACGGCTGGTCCGAGGCGCTGGAATTCGGCCTGCGCGCAGCACAGATTGCGCGACACGCCAAGATTTCCGTCGCGCCGGGCCTGATAACGATCAACGCCATCACCGACAGCGCCGCCGAAAAGGCACGGCTGGAAACGGCGCTGCGCCGGACCAAGCCTGCCGATCTGGTGCTGGTCAGCGAAATCTCGGCCCCGCGCCCGGTAATCGCCCCCTTTACGCTGCGCTTTGTGATCGACGAGGAAGGCGTGCGTTTCGACGCCTGTGCTGCCGATACCGACGTGGGCCGCGACCGCATTCTGGCGGCTGCCCGCACTGCCGGCCTGCAAGGGCCGACCGGCTGCACCATCGGCCTTGGCTCGCCGTCGCCGGATTGGTCCAACGCGGCGGTCCAGGCGATCTCGACTGTGGCAGGTCTGGGCGCCGGCGCGGTCACTCTGTCGGATGCCGATATCGCCCTCTTCGCCCCGGCCAGCGTCGAGCGCGACATCTTTGACGCAGCTGTCGGTCAGTTGGAACAGGACCTGCCGGCTGTATTTTCCCTGCAGGCCGAGTTGGAACAACCCGCCGATGCCGATGCGGGGCCGGTCGAATTCATCGCCAGCGTGGCGCCGGATCAAACGCTGTACATGCGCGGACGGATCACTGACCAACGCATGCGCGAAGCTGTCGACAGTTTCGCGGGCTCGCGCTTTGATCAGGTCGAAAGCACATTGCGCACCGATGACAGCGTCCCCGGCGGCTGGACCGTTCGCGTCATCGCGGCGCTGGAGGCTGTGGCGACACTGCGCAACGGGGCGGTCACGGTAACGCCTGAACTGGTTCGGATCACCGGCACATCGGGCAATCGCAACGCCTCGGAACAGGCGGCATCGACGCTGTCGCAGCGGCTTGGCGCCGGCGCGCAATATGAACTGGCGATCCGCTATGATGAACGGCTGGACCCACTGCTGGGCCTGCCGAGTGGCGACGAATGCGTGGCGCAGTTGAACACGATCATGTCCGAATCGGCCATCGGATTCGAGCCGAACAAATCGGTCATCGCCGGCGACCCGGCTGAAACCCTGGGGCGCCTGTCCGAAGCCATGGACAACTGCACCGTTTTCCAGATCGAGCTGAGCGGGCACACCGATTCGCAAGGCTCGGAAGGCTTCAACGCCGACCTGTCGCGGGCCCGCGCCCAAGCCGTGCTGACCGCCATGGTCGAGGCCGACATTGACGGCACCAACCTGACCGCGCGCGGCTATGGCGAAAGCCAGCCTGTTGCCTCGAACGAGACCGAAGAGGGCCGAGAGGCAAATCGCCGCATCGAATTCCGCCTGCTGTCGGACGCGCCGGTGCGCCGCGAGGCGCTGCCCGAGCCCGTCGTCGTCTCTGGCGTGACAGAGGAGGAACAGGCGACAACCCACGTGGACCACGAGGCCGAGGGCGAAAACCCAGACGAAGCACCACAGCAGGTGGCCGTTGACGATAGCGACCCCGCGTCCGACGCAGCCATTGCAGAGGCTGACAGCCAAACAGACGGTGCTGCGGACGGTAATGAAGCAACGGGCATCGGCGGGCCTGATATCACGATGCCTGCCGGTCCGTACGTGCATTCCCCCGCCGTGGTTGGCGTTGCCGAGGCGGTGGTGAGCCAGTCTCAGACCGGGCTGGACGCCGATGAGGAAAACGTTAGGCTGCCGGTGATGACCCCGGACGAGGATACGCCCCGCCCCGAACCGCGACCCGCCGGGGCTGACGAAGGCGCAGAGTAG
- a CDS encoding IS3 family transposase (programmed frameshift) — protein MGTVRTDEFRKDAVRIALTSGLSRRQVADDLGVGLSTLNKWVNAHRDTDVVSAEDRELARENERLRRENRILKEERDIPKKSHPVLRGPKAVRFRFIEEQRGAFPIDRLCQVMNVSPRGLRAFRSRPASHRQRMDMVVLAHIKEQSRLSLGSYGRPRMTEELKEVGVDVGHRRVGRLMRENRIIVERTRKFKATTDSAHTFNIAPNLLDRDFSAAGPNQKWAGDISYIWTREGWLYLAVILDLHSRRVIGWAVSNRMKRDLAIRALKMAIAFRSPPKGCIFHSDRGSQYCSHDYQKILRQHGFKVSMSGKGNCYDNAAVETFFKTIKAELIWRRSWVTRRHAEMAIFEYINGFYNPRRRHSALGWKSPVAFERKVA, from the exons ATGGGCACAGTCAGGACGGATGAATTTCGCAAGGATGCAGTGCGGATTGCGCTGACCAGCGGGCTTTCGCGGCGTCAAGTTGCGGATGATCTTGGGGTCGGCTTGTCGACCCTCAATAAGTGGGTGAACGCACACCGGGACACGGACGTAGTCTCAGCCGAAGATCGCGAGCTGGCGCGTGAGAACGAACGGCTTCGGCGCGAGAACCGTATCCTCAAGGAGGAGAGGGACATCC CTAAAAAAAGCCACCCAGTTCTTCGCGGGCCAAAAGCCGTGAGGTTCAGGTTCATCGAAGAACAGCGCGGGGCCTTCCCGATCGACCGGCTTTGCCAGGTGATGAATGTCAGCCCGCGTGGATTACGGGCCTTCCGCAGCCGCCCAGCCAGCCACAGGCAGCGCATGGACATGGTCGTTCTGGCGCATATCAAGGAACAGTCGCGTCTGAGCTTGGGCAGCTATGGTCGGCCGAGGATGACAGAGGAGCTGAAAGAGGTTGGTGTCGATGTCGGGCATCGACGCGTCGGTCGCCTGATGCGCGAAAACAGGATCATCGTTGAAAGAACGCGTAAGTTCAAAGCCACGACCGACAGCGCCCATACGTTCAACATCGCCCCGAACCTGCTGGATCGCGACTTTAGTGCAGCCGGGCCCAACCAGAAATGGGCGGGCGACATCAGCTACATCTGGACCCGCGAGGGCTGGCTATATCTGGCAGTCATCCTGGACCTGCACTCCCGCCGCGTGATCGGCTGGGCTGTCAGCAACCGGATGAAGCGCGATCTGGCGATCCGGGCCTTGAAGATGGCGATTGCCTTCAGGTCGCCACCCAAAGGCTGCATCTTCCACAGCGACAGGGGCAGCCAATACTGTTCGCATGACTACCAGAAGATCCTGCGCCAGCATGGCTTCAAAGTCTCGATGAGCGGCAAAGGTAATTGTTATGACAATGCGGCCGTCGAGACATTCTTCAAAACCATCAAGGCCGAGCTGATCTGGCGGCGGTCATGGGTAACCCGGCGGCACGCTGAGATGGCGATCTTCGAATACATCAATGGGTTCTACAATCCGCGTCGACGGCACTCAGCACTGGGCTGGAAAAGCCCGGTCGCTTTTGAACGGAAGGTGGCTTAA
- a CDS encoding type VI immunity family protein, producing MGKWYKDNVFNGDPSDGHFQLNRFSTPAFRLSLKSFWRQGHPFQYLNEYQKLFSVFEPILRRDAERLLMVETAGVKPRRRKSIKDGDWQPFHHLRSKVLSVDDPADEISEWRFVGFDFQHGFNGEDRYDIGPTKFFLNVTDAVQLDAYIPVPDFEAGHLDIEALKQALLALPIVTAIAGYGMCISDTLDWPYEGDWTLKPVAKKFPVLDICLPGNRVWRGAEDHEFKEFWLNGINWLTLVGEPVLSALGGVDKITKGLSPEITWQVGNENVIFQLGPRPITGEKGVDDELLPLYFELGERLRPHDGNYPSSTWRTQDVFGHVGDEALNELNNDWARRFYDRRWFERFS from the coding sequence ATGGGCAAATGGTATAAAGACAACGTCTTTAATGGTGACCCGTCCGATGGGCATTTTCAACTAAATAGATTTTCAACGCCAGCATTCCGGCTGAGCCTGAAATCATTCTGGCGGCAAGGGCATCCGTTCCAGTATCTGAATGAATACCAGAAGCTTTTTTCTGTTTTCGAGCCGATCTTGCGACGCGATGCCGAGCGTCTGCTGATGGTCGAAACGGCGGGTGTGAAGCCTCGCCGCAGGAAAAGCATCAAGGACGGGGATTGGCAGCCCTTTCATCACCTCAGATCAAAGGTTCTGTCGGTGGATGATCCCGCCGATGAAATCAGCGAATGGCGCTTTGTGGGATTTGATTTTCAGCACGGTTTCAATGGCGAGGATCGTTATGACATCGGACCTACAAAGTTTTTTCTAAATGTCACGGACGCCGTTCAACTGGACGCCTATATCCCGGTGCCGGATTTCGAGGCTGGGCATCTGGATATCGAAGCGCTGAAACAGGCACTGCTGGCCCTGCCCATCGTTACAGCAATCGCAGGATATGGTATGTGCATATCCGATACGCTCGACTGGCCCTATGAAGGGGATTGGACCCTAAAACCCGTTGCGAAAAAGTTTCCTGTACTAGACATCTGCCTTCCAGGAAATCGAGTTTGGCGAGGAGCAGAAGACCATGAGTTTAAAGAGTTCTGGCTAAACGGTATCAACTGGCTAACTCTTGTTGGGGAGCCAGTTCTGAGCGCGCTAGGTGGCGTAGACAAGATCACGAAGGGCCTTAGCCCCGAAATCACATGGCAAGTCGGCAATGAGAATGTTATCTTTCAGCTTGGCCCCCGCCCAATCACGGGCGAAAAGGGCGTGGATGATGAACTGCTTCCACTCTATTTTGAGTTGGGTGAGCGATTACGCCCTCATGACGGGAACTACCCTTCTTCTACTTGGCGCACACAGGACGTTTTTGGACACGTTGGCGACGAGGCGCTTAATGAACTCAACAACGATTGGGCACGACGGTTCTATGACCGGCGTTGGTTTGAGAGGTTTTCCTGA
- a CDS encoding 16S rRNA (uracil(1498)-N(3))-methyltransferase — protein MAKVRLFIDHPLAAGQPVPLAAAQAHYLSGVMRMRQGDEIAVFNGHDGEWAARIVQAGKRGGELLALDQTAPQRNPPDLWLLFAPIKKARTDFIVEKAAEMGVSRILPVQTDFTNSERIRQDRLQAHAVEAAEQCGGTFVPTVDDLAPLARLLDGWDASRRILWADEAAAGPFDSMAGLPQGPWAVLIGPEGGFSQAERDRLRACPYVNSISLGPRILRADTAAVAALTLWQASLGDWKA, from the coding sequence ATGGCGAAGGTTCGACTGTTCATAGATCACCCGTTGGCTGCGGGACAACCCGTCCCGCTAGCGGCGGCGCAGGCGCATTACCTGTCTGGCGTCATGCGGATGCGTCAGGGCGATGAGATCGCCGTTTTCAACGGTCATGATGGTGAATGGGCGGCCCGGATCGTTCAGGCTGGCAAGCGCGGCGGCGAATTGCTGGCGCTGGATCAGACCGCGCCGCAGCGCAATCCGCCGGATCTGTGGCTGCTGTTCGCGCCGATCAAGAAGGCACGGACCGACTTTATCGTCGAAAAAGCCGCCGAAATGGGCGTATCGCGCATCTTGCCGGTGCAGACCGATTTCACCAATTCCGAACGTATCCGTCAGGACCGTTTGCAAGCGCATGCCGTCGAGGCCGCCGAACAATGCGGCGGTACCTTTGTCCCGACGGTCGATGATCTGGCACCATTGGCCCGCCTGCTGGATGGCTGGGATGCCTCGCGCCGCATCCTTTGGGCAGACGAGGCCGCGGCCGGGCCATTCGACTCGATGGCCGGCTTGCCGCAGGGCCCCTGGGCGGTGTTGATCGGGCCGGAAGGCGGGTTTTCGCAGGCCGAACGTGACCGGCTACGGGCCTGCCCATACGTCAATTCCATCAGCTTAGGCCCGCGCATCCTGCGCGCAGATACGGCAGCCGTGGCCGCCTTGACCCTATGGCAGGCATCTTTGGGTGACTGGAAAGCATAG
- the ubiA gene encoding 4-hydroxybenzoate octaprenyltransferase — protein sequence MQSQTETPASVADAPAGNWVDLYAPSAWRPWLRLSRADRPIGTWLLLLPCWWGIGLAMMADGPRWFDLWIAVASTLGAFLMRGAGCTWNDITDRDIDGSVARTRSRPIPSGQVTVRGALIWMGVQAGISFLILLTLGWVAILLGIASIVLVAIYPFAKRFTWWPQIFLGLAFNWGVLLAYAAHTGRVDAAPIAAYLGGIAWTIFYDTIYAHQDVEDDALIGVKSTARLFGDHSPLVLLWFGGLAVVMLALAIVLTGDGLVMGLIGLAGFTAHLLWQWWRLDPKDSSGCLTLFRSNRDAGLILALFLAVAGLV from the coding sequence ATGCAAAGCCAAACGGAAACGCCAGCCTCTGTCGCCGATGCGCCGGCGGGAAATTGGGTCGACCTTTACGCACCTTCGGCCTGGCGGCCCTGGCTGCGCCTGTCCCGCGCCGACCGGCCTATCGGAACATGGCTGCTGTTGCTGCCCTGCTGGTGGGGGATCGGGCTGGCGATGATGGCCGACGGGCCGCGCTGGTTCGATCTGTGGATCGCGGTCGCCAGCACCCTCGGCGCGTTTCTGATGCGCGGGGCGGGCTGCACCTGGAATGACATCACCGACCGCGACATTGACGGCAGCGTGGCGCGCACGCGGTCGCGGCCCATTCCGTCGGGGCAAGTAACCGTCAGGGGCGCGCTGATCTGGATGGGCGTGCAGGCGGGGATCAGCTTTCTGATCCTGCTGACCCTGGGCTGGGTGGCGATTCTGTTGGGCATCGCCTCTATCGTGCTGGTCGCCATCTATCCCTTTGCCAAACGCTTTACCTGGTGGCCGCAGATCTTTTTGGGTCTGGCGTTCAACTGGGGCGTCCTTCTGGCCTATGCGGCCCATACCGGCCGCGTCGATGCCGCCCCCATCGCAGCTTATCTGGGCGGCATTGCCTGGACGATCTTTTACGACACCATCTATGCCCATCAGGATGTCGAGGATGACGCCCTGATCGGCGTGAAATCCACCGCGCGGCTTTTTGGCGATCACAGCCCACTAGTGCTGCTTTGGTTTGGCGGACTGGCCGTGGTGATGCTGGCTCTCGCAATCGTGCTGACGGGTGACGGCCTGGTCATGGGGCTGATCGGTCTGGCCGGTTTTACAGCGCATTTGCTGTGGCAATGGTGGCGCCTTGATCCAAAAGACAGTTCCGGCTGCCTCACGCTGTTCCGATCGAACCGGGATGCGGGGCTGATTCTTGCGCTGTTTCTTGCCGTCGCCGGACTGGTCTGA
- a CDS encoding DUF1127 domain-containing protein, with protein sequence MTAIATNNGVALDGLFAELRTRFQAWSVRRETRKALNQLSERQLEDIGMCRADIDTVVGTL encoded by the coding sequence ATGACTGCTATTGCCACGAATAACGGCGTCGCCCTTGATGGCCTCTTTGCCGAACTGCGGACCCGCTTTCAGGCATGGAGCGTTCGCCGCGAGACTCGCAAGGCGCTGAACCAACTGTCCGAGCGTCAGCTGGAAGACATCGGCATGTGCCGCGCCGATATCGATACGGTCGTGGGCACGCTGTAA
- a CDS encoding type VI secretion system Vgr family protein — translation MNAPFKQAERLGRLTTELGPDVLVLLRFDGSDHLNDLFEYRVEALATRDDLDFDALVGTHATVEIEAHDQMRPFDGIVTSARWAGVGENGHRYDLTLRPWFWLAGRRRNQRIFHNKTVVQIIQELLSDYASLGDPALEISLSKDYPTLEYTVQYRESDLDFARRQMERHGISFHFRHAMGSHTLVLTDDVLAHEAIGPRPFKRYDGHHQYEQEHFWDWAPERNIATGAVRLVDYNFKKPTQSMEVDRLGDAQHAQGQIESFDYPGDYLAQDVGRLVVGLRTEQERGADRRNRAVGDCVSLGAGMRMVLSGDKVPGHGESFLCLSASHHFVSEAYGSGGQGSDGYSFTGSYTLMPDTAPMAPPKRTPLAIVQGPQTATVVGEGEIDCDEYGRILVRFHWDLANAYSMRCRVSQNWAGAGWGGMVIPRIGMEVLVEFLEGDPDKPVVVGNVFNGKNDAPYPLPAHKTKAVWRSKTHKGEGFNELSFEDEVGQENIALHAQKDQTLKVLNNRMKRVDNDQIESVGSNKSIEIGSNHQERIGGSMNLTVGGGKMGLFAALAGIAGQATKDALNVAEEAGDPSIPAFLGGVVAATVGGEMASSPLISAFDGAGQNRAVAGAQQVGTGTALGSVLSAIMPVSGVMNTLVEKFQADTIGLARTEQIGLFKNTMVGAVRNTMVGQKEFTKVGVEQRLQVGKTKTVDVGEEYTTHTGQRASHSSGKLYQISSEEKFEGSSKVWEIKADDTLLLSAPGGYVEINKSGVRIRGLKVLIEGNAIDFKSGGPGEGSKCLRAMAKSATPFVR, via the coding sequence TTGAACGCTCCTTTCAAACAGGCCGAGCGTCTGGGTCGGTTGACCACGGAGCTCGGGCCGGACGTTCTGGTGCTGCTGCGTTTCGATGGCAGCGACCACCTGAATGACCTCTTCGAATACCGCGTCGAAGCTCTGGCCACGCGCGACGATCTGGATTTCGATGCGCTTGTCGGCACTCATGCCACGGTCGAGATTGAAGCCCATGACCAGATGCGGCCCTTTGACGGGATCGTCACTTCGGCCAGATGGGCCGGCGTGGGCGAGAACGGGCATCGCTATGACCTGACGCTGCGGCCGTGGTTCTGGCTGGCCGGGCGGCGGCGGAACCAGCGGATTTTCCATAACAAAACCGTCGTGCAAATCATTCAGGAACTGCTGTCCGATTACGCGTCCCTGGGCGATCCGGCGCTGGAGATCAGCCTGTCGAAGGATTATCCGACCCTTGAATACACGGTGCAATACCGCGAATCCGATCTGGACTTCGCGCGCCGACAGATGGAGCGGCACGGGATCAGCTTCCATTTCCGTCACGCCATGGGCAGCCATACGCTGGTGCTGACCGATGACGTTCTGGCGCATGAGGCCATCGGCCCGCGCCCGTTCAAGCGCTATGACGGCCATCACCAGTATGAACAGGAGCATTTCTGGGACTGGGCGCCGGAACGCAATATCGCCACCGGCGCGGTGCGGTTGGTCGACTATAACTTCAAGAAACCGACCCAGTCGATGGAAGTCGACCGTCTGGGTGACGCCCAGCACGCGCAGGGTCAGATCGAAAGTTTCGACTATCCGGGCGATTATCTGGCGCAGGATGTGGGCCGGCTGGTGGTGGGTCTGCGGACAGAACAGGAACGCGGCGCCGATCGGCGCAACCGGGCGGTGGGCGATTGTGTCAGCCTTGGCGCGGGCATGCGGATGGTGCTGTCGGGCGACAAGGTGCCGGGTCACGGCGAAAGTTTCCTGTGCCTCTCGGCCAGCCACCATTTCGTCAGTGAGGCCTACGGTTCAGGCGGGCAAGGCAGCGACGGATACAGCTTCACCGGCAGCTACACGCTGATGCCCGACACCGCGCCGATGGCGCCGCCGAAGCGCACGCCGCTGGCCATCGTGCAGGGCCCACAGACGGCCACGGTCGTCGGCGAGGGCGAGATCGACTGCGACGAATACGGTCGCATCCTGGTGCGGTTCCACTGGGACCTGGCGAACGCCTATTCGATGCGCTGCAGGGTCAGCCAGAACTGGGCCGGCGCCGGCTGGGGTGGCATGGTCATTCCCCGCATCGGCATGGAGGTGCTGGTCGAGTTCCTGGAAGGCGATCCCGACAAGCCGGTCGTGGTGGGTAATGTCTTCAACGGCAAGAACGATGCGCCATACCCGCTGCCCGCGCATAAGACCAAGGCCGTGTGGCGATCCAAGACCCACAAGGGCGAAGGCTTCAACGAGTTGAGCTTTGAGGACGAGGTCGGGCAGGAGAATATCGCGCTGCACGCGCAGAAGGACCAGACGCTGAAGGTCCTGAACAACCGCATGAAGCGGGTCGACAATGATCAGATCGAAAGCGTCGGCAGCAACAAATCCATCGAGATCGGCAGCAATCATCAGGAGCGTATCGGCGGCTCGATGAACCTGACCGTCGGCGGCGGCAAGATGGGGCTGTTCGCGGCGCTGGCGGGGATTGCCGGTCAGGCAACCAAGGACGCACTGAATGTGGCCGAAGAGGCTGGTGATCCGTCGATCCCGGCCTTTCTGGGCGGCGTCGTGGCCGCGACCGTGGGCGGCGAGATGGCATCGAGCCCGCTGATTTCGGCCTTTGACGGGGCGGGGCAGAACCGCGCGGTTGCGGGGGCCCAGCAGGTCGGCACCGGCACGGCGCTCGGGTCCGTGCTGTCGGCGATCATGCCGGTGTCGGGTGTGATGAACACGCTGGTCGAGAAATTCCAGGCCGACACGATCGGCCTGGCGCGGACCGAGCAGATCGGGCTGTTCAAGAACACCATGGTCGGCGCGGTGCGCAATACCATGGTCGGGCAGAAGGAGTTCACCAAGGTCGGCGTCGAGCAGCGCCTGCAGGTCGGCAAGACCAAGACCGTCGATGTCGGCGAGGAATATACCACCCATACCGGCCAGCGCGCGTCGCATTCCTCGGGCAAGCTCTATCAGATCTCGTCCGAGGAAAAGTTCGAAGGCAGCTCGAAGGTCTGGGAGATCAAGGCCGACGACACGCTGCTGCTGTCCGCCCCCGGCGGCTATGTCGAGATCAACAAATCCGGCGTCCGCATCCGCGGCCTGAAAGTGCTGATCGAGGGCAACGCCATCGACTTCAAATCCGGCGGCCCCGGCGAAGGCAGCAAATGCCTGCGCGCCATGGCCAAATCCGCAACGCCCTTCGTGAGGTAG